The Silene latifolia isolate original U9 population chromosome X, ASM4854445v1, whole genome shotgun sequence genome contains the following window.
ATGGATTTAATACCAATACCTCTTGATATGAGCTCAATCTCTAACTCCGTAGCCGAGACGATTTAAACCACAACGACAACAACCTAGATATCAAACCCGGTTCCGATTAGCAACCAAAAACCCAAGGAATACAGCAATAATAgtaaaaagaaattaaaaaatataaaaaattggCTAAAGTGTAGTGAGTGTAGAGCAAAAACCTGAAAATGaagaaacacaaaaacctaaattgATGAGAAATAGTAGCGAAACGAAATACCTGAGATGGGAAAAGTAATCGTCATCTGAGGATGAAGCAGGGGATGGGGATTGAAGAAGATGAGCCTTTGATTGGTGCGCGGTGGATTGAGATGAGGGTTGTGGATGGTGAAGCTGTAAAGTAGGTTGGAGAGTGAGCAGCAAGATGAAAAGGcggaatgaaaaaaaatgaatgaaacatAGGTTAAGTTAGAAGGGAAGGATGGGATTGAAAGTGAGAGATCGACGATTGACAATAGGCAAGCACTATTCATCGCTACAATACCAAATCTTACTCGCCGACGATTAACCTTCCTCTTCCCCTGCCTTGCCTTCTTGAGGTTTTAAGTGGTCTCCAACTTATCTTTATCTAAACTCTTTTGGAGGAGTCTAGGATTATCGTGCACTTGAATGCCGATCGTCCTGCCAGTGTCCGCTTTCCAAGTCTGCTGCGTTTTTACAATTTTAAGGGTTGAGTGATCAATCTGACACAGAACTATTGAGCCAAACTTCATCAAAAAAACAAGATCCCACTTCTAATTTGTATCTTGTGAATCCAATGACCTGCCTCTCCCCTCTCTATACCCCTTCCCCATGCTTTGTGCCCCCTCCCCCTCCATTTCTTTAAACAAGAAACAACGGCGAGGACACCGCACGTGAGAAAACAATCTGAACAAAACCAAGCAAATACGTTCTCCCTCCTTCCCTCTCATCAAGAGTCCATGGCGATGATACTAATCTCTAATCATTACAAGAATCTATATCTCACTGAAACACCCCTGGTAATTAAACGTCTTCATTGCCAACATTTGTTTCCTAAGTTATCTACATGTTCGATTTTGTATGGGCAAGTTTAAGTTCGCTGATTACTATGAGATTCAAATGCATGATATGTAAGATCAGATTGGCAAACAACTTCAGAGTTGTCCAATAAATGGATAGGATATACAAAGAATGAGATAAGAAAGAGTGAAACTCACAGGGGCAAGAAATGGAATATAGCCAGCTCTAGGATAGAACCAGCGAGCAATGTTGGCATCAATCTCCATGGAAGCAAAATCAATCCATTGCTCTACATGGGCCAGACAAATGAAACAGGCACATACACGTCAAAAAAAAGCTCACAACATTAAAGATGGCCTTGTATATTTAATATGTAATACTTACGAGTCAATCGGTGAAGCGCCAAAAAAGAGAGTTGTCGGGCTTCAAGCGTGCAACTGCAGCGAGAGAAGAAAGGTAATTAGAAGTAATAAAAACTACAAACAATCATATACAACACACAAAGACCAACAGGGACATACTGTATCTTGCGATGGCATTACTTTCAAAAATGGCACCTTCAGGAGTCTCCAGGACAGAGATCTGAAAAAAGTATTCCTCCAATAATCACAAGTTCAAATGAAACAGAAGCGTAAAAGTAATGTAAGTGTTGCAAACTCTTACCTTGCCAATGGGGTTCATTTTCAGAAACTCAAGAGTTTTGTTGGAGACACCCATCTCAAAATTCTCTGCTAAATCAACTTTAACACCACTATACTCTGCAGCAATGAGTGCTTTGTAGGCATTCTTGTTATTGCTCCCGGTATGTAAGATCTAAAAAATAAAATTCAGCAACAAGAGGTTAAAAAGATCATAAATTCTCAAATGTAAGAAATCATCAGTCACAAGTCGGAATTTAGTACAATCTCAGAATCCAGATAAAATACATCCATCCTAAATCTACGAATATTTACAACAAACCTAGAACCTAGAACACAATTGACAACTACAACCCTTAAAACTGAAAAAAGGTGAATCTAGAACCTGAACTTTTGGCCGATTTTCGTTGCCCTCAACAACTACAGCAACAACATCTGCAATCACAACCACAGTCCACAAACCCCGAAAATATAATCAATATAATAAGTGAAAAAATCATATGATAGCAACAAATAAATTGGAGATTAAATTAAACTACCTAAAATGAACCAAGCCAATTTGATCATACCTCATAAACTCAAATCGATTGACATGGCTGAGTTGCTCTAAATCCGGCAGCAACCttaaacaaaaaacaaaatagaaaagaatGGATTTGAGTCATTCGTGTTGACAATAGTTAAGTTAAAATTGACAGCCACATAAACATCATTATGATAAGGATTGAGAAAGGAACCCAcataaacaaaaaacaaaaaaatcagcAACATATTGTCTACTTAACAATAAGTTAAAACGAGAAAGGAACCAGATTAGTTtgaaaaaatcaacaaataatagGATTCAAGATTAGAATTAAATACCTAGGTCTTGATTAGAGAACTGGATCCCGGCCGAGAAGCAACAGACGGATGAAAATGAGAAGAATGGAACCCCAAAAAGCACAGGTAAACTATTGAAGCAGGGCTTGAGGATCAAAGATGATGAGGGTTGAGAAGAGAGTTGTTGATGGTGAAGGCGTGAAGTAGGTTAGAGAGTGAGACGAGAGGCGTTAGAAAGAATGGAAAAGAATGAGTGGAGCAGAATGACAGAAAGAAAAGGTGAGACTGTGAGAGTGTGGCTGTAAGTGAAGGagaaatggagggatgagatttaGAGGGGAGATCTAACGGTGGAGGGTGAACTTGGGTAAGCACTATTCATAGCTAGAGTTATCCCAAGTATAAACTTTTTAAGGGGTtaaggattattattattattattattattattattgatttttacattaTTTTATCACAAGTTTTACCAATCAAACCAAACACCAATCGTAACCGATCTTGCTAAAATTCGCTCCatgacaacttgtttagcaactcccgtctccttgtgttcgacccctattactttACTACTTTGTTAGTCTTGTTAGTCAAGTCTAGGGTATCAttgttaggtgtgcgatagcctatcaaccCAACATAATAAATCCGATGTATATTCCCTTTTTCCGGTGTTTGGtgtggattttttttttaatattgtaaCCACTATCGTGAtattcattttatttaattatttcggTGTAAAACCGCCTTATATACTGTGTATAGTAAGGGTAAAATGGACTAAACATTTTCTCTAGTAGTGAACGATTTATAAACCCCTTTGGCCCTCTCTCACTCTTTCGTCCCAATAGTTTCCCCCAATTTCACTTCGCttcaatttctagggtttcactTGTTTTCAATCAGCTCATTTTGTCAATTTCAAGGTATAATTCTTatcgaaattaatcttttattgATTTATGATCTGCAATTTCCCTTTCCATCTTCTTTAAGGCTTTTGTGTAGAATTATTGCGGAAATTCATGATTTTTTTATTTGCTAGATCTAGTCTTGTTCAAAACTCTGTAGCATAATTCTGCAGTTCTTCATTTTTTCATCATATATGAATGTGCATTTTGTCGAAATTGATAATGATCAACAATTTATTTGTTAATTTAGAAATTGATGTCAGGGGATCTTTTTCAATCAATTTATCTGAATTTTGGTTGCGACGTTAGTAAAATACGGAGATAATGATATGAGTAATTCGTTTGAATGATTTGTCAAGCTTTCAGTGGATTATTAGAGAAGTGATAATTCGACGAAAACTATGACCTATTCCATAGGGTCAGTATTGTGTAAGGCGGGTTGTAAATATTGTGTAAAACGGATGCAAGCCTTTTATTTTGTCTAACGGATTGTTTAGAGAAGTTTTAATTAGACGAAAAGTATAAACTATTCCCCTAGCCTTCACAACCTTTTCACTTTATAACCAAGGGGTCATTTGTACTTGCTTCTGAAATAATGACTAAATATTTTTGTTAGCGAGACTTTGACTCATGAACACAAAGTGTGTTAAACTCTACTTCTAGTTAAAGTTAAGGGGTTAACTACCCCAATTGAAACTTTATAATGGTTTAATTGTACCGTTTAAAAACGCCAAGGGGTCAATTATAAACTTATGATGGTTTGTTAGGTTGCTCCTGGTACAAATTTCTTTTCCTATCATGTTTTCATTAGAGAGCAATGGAGTATGATGGACCAAAGGGTGACGTTTTACAGTGTGTGACGTCTTGACATCTACTTTTGTTTGATTTCGCTTTATGGTTGAAGTTCATTTATAGAAGAGTGGCTTTTAGTGGACTAAGATTTTGGTTTAGTGTAGATTATGATTATGATGTGTCCAGTGTTTGTAAGTATAATCGCAGCGAATTTGCGAGCCTAATACGTCTTGTAGGCCTACTCAGGACTAGTTTCttcattaaaatattaatttcttTCCGTTGGCCTACTCTAACTTAACGTCACTCCTACTTTTGGTAAATCTCATGTATCACTTAGAAAATCAAAATAAATTACAATATGTTTTTATCTAAAATCATTACACAATGGGTTTTTTTACATATATGTTTTTGAAAAGTAATttataaagaaaataaataaaaataaaaatgcaCACCAAAATATATAAAACATGGTTTCCATTTATAGAGCATGAAAAATTATGAATATtgattatttctttttttttttcgtttattTGTAAAATTATAGTTCAATACTTTTTTGAAACTAAAATGGATGATTTTAATTCTCTTAATAAATCTCCCCTTCCCAATACAATGCTGCCACATAGCTTTCGTGAAATGGGATTTCAGGACGTTTCAAGCTCTCTTATCTGGAACGTTTTGCCCTTGTCTCTCAAACATGGGCTAGCTTTTCTATTTCTTCTACTTTAATTTTTCTacttttaagttttgtttttatCGTAGATTTACTGTCGCAAACCCCACGAATGGTCTGCGACTCTGCGTTGTAGGATTTTTATGTGTACTATTATTGGTTTTATAACTCTTATATTTTTTGGAAGAATAAACGTGAATGGACCCCTGGATATGGAGCTGAACATTCAACGGATATCATACTAAGATGTAGATCTCTATATGCATGTTGAATGTCTTAAAGTGGTTCTGTAACTTGTTTGAGAATTGTCATGTTTCAGAATGGCACGGCCAATCTTCTGTGGAAACTTCGATTTTGAGGCTCGTGCATCTGATCTGGAGCGTCTGTTTAGGCGTTTTGGCAAAGTTGATAGAGTTGATATGAAAAATGGTAATTACTGTCTTGTTTGTATTTCTTTACCTAATGGTTCATTCCAGTTGTGGAACTGTTCTGAAAATTGATTATTCTTAATTCTTTTTTTGAGGTTAAACAGTCTAGCAACTATTTGTATTAGCTTTCATTTTCTTTAGAATTTGCCATTGTCCTCCCTCGCCATTTTTATATCCTGTTCAGTTTCATTTACACGTAGTTATTAATTTTTCTTTTGCGAATTTGCCATTAGCCTCCCTGAGCCTTTTTTTTTATATTGTGTTCACTTACCACTCTAAGCTCAGCTTTCCCTTTTTTCTTTGTGTGTTCATGACTCAACCTATAAAAAATGTCACtttgaaaaaaaattgtaaacTGTCAAAACTATCAAAGAAGTTTCGGCTGTTTTTCCCTCCCAAAGGCAAACCATGTTCGAAAATATTTCCGATAAGTGCCAAATATAACACGACAGCTTCTGCATACATGGAAAGATCTCATTGCTGCTGAAGTCTGTCCTGTGGCAATTTATTGGACATCCGACTTCTTTTGTACTGAATTCGAACTTCAGGAGATACTACACTGCAGACAATTATAATTTCTGTTGGAGATTCAGCAAGCACTGAGCAGCAAGATCTTGACATCTCTTCATTGGGCAGCTGAAAAGTGACACTGAATTCCTCGGGCCAACTGTGGACTTTTATTTCCAGTGTTGAGTTTGGGGTTCAAATTTAACTTAGAAGTGTTTTTAAAGGTGTAAACCCCCGTACTCAACGATTTCTTTGGCGCAGGATTGTCTTGCCATATACTTATTCCTGGTTGATTTGGATGGTCAATTCTTGTCGCCTTTTCCTCTCCTTCCACAAAGGAGAGCCCGTTGAATCCATTCTGATGGCATTTACGTCCTATAATTGCACGGGACATCGTTGTCTTCCATTTCTTGTGACATTTTTCCAGTCATTAATCTCCGACATGTTTCACGCTATTTAATGCCGACCTCGCAGTGGAGGCACCAGCATACTTGGAGATGCCCCTTATCCTTGACTTACCATGACATTCTCATTTGCCATTTTCCTTGACATCATTTAGTCAATTCCAGAAGATTTGTTGGTAAATATACTTAGCTTTTTGCATTCTGCTGGTGTATGGGATTTTTTTTAAGGGTTGTTTCTTATATTCTTGACTTCCAAAATGCCTGGCAGGGATATATACAAGTTCTATGGTGTTGTAGTGAGGTGGTTGTTGAAGTTTAATTGAGTATTGCTTTGCAATGTCATCTGTTAAATTCTGttgctatattttttttttgttttctagggtttgcatTCATCTACATGGATGATGAGAGAGATGCTGGATATGCCATTCGAGCGCTTGATAGAACAGACTTTGGCAGGAAAGGGAGGAGGCTTCGTGTTGAGTGGACGAAGGTTATTCTCAGTgattttaattttcttttatttaagACGTAGCATTCTCTTCTGCATCTTGTGTTACTCCTTTTTACCACTTTCTTCTTCTCTTGCTAATATCTTCTTTTTTTGGCTGTAGCATGAACAAGGTGGCCGAAAACCTGTCAGTTCAAGAAAGTCAGCTAATCTAAGGCCTTCAAAGACTCTGTTCGTTATTAATTTCCCATCTCATACTCAAACAAGAGACTTGGAAAGGCACTTTGATCCTTATGGGAAGATTGTGAATGTTAGGATTAGAGGAAATTTTGGATTTGTTCAGTATGATTCTCAGGAGGATGCAACTAAGGCTTTGGATGCAACAAACATGAGGTCAGCTTGTTTTTAAGAAGCTTTGGGAATAATTCTAATTAGctcaatttttggattttttttcgtGTAATGGGAGCTCCAAGGGTAATTTTTGATGCTGACGGGATTCATACCCGGGTCATGGGTACCACCTCCGATGACTTTATCATCTAAGCTAGCTGACATTTGCAATTTAGTAAATGCTTGAAATGATTTTCGTTCTCTGTGCAGCAAGTTTTTGGACCGGGTCATCACTGTGGAATATTCTTCCCGCGGTGATGATGACAGCAGAAGAAATGGCTATAGCCCTGATAGGAGAGTTCGTGATAGGTCACCTCGGAGACGCTCACCAAGCCCTTTTAGGAGAGAGAGGGGAAGTCCTGATTACGGTACTGGTCCTAGCCCTATTTCCTACAGAAGGGAAAGAGGCAGCCCTGTATATGGTAATGGCTCAAGCCGTAGTCCTCGTCGATTACAAAGGGCCAGCCCGGGTTACAATCGTAAGCGGAGTCTTACTCCTCGTCGTGATGTAAGAGCTTCTCCTGAGTACCGAGGTCGGGGTAGGAGTAGGAGTCGTAGTCCCCGTGGAGAAAACAATGGAAATGGCTATGGTCGGCAGCCAAGCTTGGTAGACAGCGATAGGGAAGAAGGGGCCATTCTTGATGATGATCCGGAACCTGCCAGTCCAATTAGAAAGCACAATTCAATGGACAGGCCCATTGGTGTATCTCGAAGCCCTGTGGATAATAGATATAAAAGGTCAGCCCTTCTTTTCCGGAAACACTTTTTCATGGATGGGCTCTTACATCGTGACAACATTCTCTCGTGCTATGATATTTGCTTATATGTATTTTTATGATGCAGCCGGTCTCCTTTGGCGCTTGACAGGCCTGTTGGTGAATCTAGAAGCCCTGTGGATAACAGGTACAGCCGGATTCTTAACAATCTAAATTCCTGCTGCTGTTTATGCTTATACTTCCATTATATGGGTTTTTCTCATTTTATATTATTGAAAGACTGTCTCACAAGTCATTAGAGACCAAATGGtttacttatatatatatatttctgtGCTGCAGCCGGTCGCCTAATGTTCGAGAAAGATCACAATCCTGATATATCAACGGTGCTTCTGAAGCGTGGGTGCGCTCTGGTGGAACTGATGTATCATTTCTTCTGCATTTCACATCTGGGAATCTGCCAGAATGTCATTAGTTTGTAGTCCAGGTCTGTATTTTAATGTATTGAACCATAAGTTTAAAATCCTAAACTAGTCTGTTGAATACTTTTTTTTATCTTTGGATGAAGAAGCAACATACTTTCTTTAATGTGCCCTTTCTTGTGGTTTCCTGTTGTTAGAGAGAACCAACATCCTAAATTATTGACAGCGTCGTGATCTTATTTGAGAATAGTTTACAAACTGTTTCGGGAAAAATATATTGGAATCTTGGTTGGAGTATAGTCGACTGAAGAAGCTTTTAGCTGGATATTAGCTAATCTTGATGTAGTTATCAGTAGCACCTCTGTAGTCTTGGTAAGCCGATCGGGTTGGGTTGATTCACTTCAGGTAAATTCTACCTTCTGTGTTAAGTCGAGTGTCGTTTCGATTATGTTGTTATCGAGTCACTTCGAGTAATACTCGATATTTCAAAACCAGGTTCTACTCTCAAGTCTCACCTACTACCAAC
Protein-coding sequences here:
- the LOC141618006 gene encoding serine/arginine-rich splicing factor RS40-like isoform X2, which codes for MDDERDAGYAIRALDRTDFGRKGRRLRVEWTKHEQGGRKPVSSRKSANLRPSKTLFVINFPSHTQTRDLERHFDPYGKIVNVRIRGNFGFVQYDSQEDATKALDATNMSKFLDRVITVEYSSRGDDDSRRNGYSPDRRVRDRSPRRRSPSPFRRERGSPDYGTGPSPISYRRERGSPVYGNGSSRSPRRLQRASPGYNRKRSLTPRRDVRASPEYRGRGRSRSRSPRGENNGNGYGRQPSLVDSDREEGAILDDDPEPASPIRKHNSMDRPIGVSRSPVDNRYKSRSPLALDRPVGESRSPVDNSRSPNVRERSQS
- the LOC141618006 gene encoding serine/arginine-rich splicing factor RS40-like isoform X1; its protein translation is MARPIFCGNFDFEARASDLERLFRRFGKVDRVDMKNGFAFIYMDDERDAGYAIRALDRTDFGRKGRRLRVEWTKHEQGGRKPVSSRKSANLRPSKTLFVINFPSHTQTRDLERHFDPYGKIVNVRIRGNFGFVQYDSQEDATKALDATNMSKFLDRVITVEYSSRGDDDSRRNGYSPDRRVRDRSPRRRSPSPFRRERGSPDYGTGPSPISYRRERGSPVYGNGSSRSPRRLQRASPGYNRKRSLTPRRDVRASPEYRGRGRSRSRSPRGENNGNGYGRQPSLVDSDREEGAILDDDPEPASPIRKHNSMDRPIGVSRSPVDNRYKSRSPLALDRPVGESRSPVDNSRSPNVRERSQS